The following are encoded together in the Triticum dicoccoides isolate Atlit2015 ecotype Zavitan chromosome 6B, WEW_v2.0, whole genome shotgun sequence genome:
- the LOC119320703 gene encoding uncharacterized protein LOC119320703, with the protein MPPLREAGSPPPRHWRASAPSCHHPPRPSDLRIAPQVSFHRHSQQPPNVPVLSSPHLPALPLLVAAGSRTKESSWKGLAARSTAEKQFSQLKEFLLRTGLEYTPKQVRNKWTKLKREYNTFKKLKLRETGGGWDFEKNTIKQDNKWWKKAKVDLPGCGKFKKHGLRNEEGLCILFEDISVDGTDHWNPASGLPPPSSSALKTALNVDEITDLDLEDDIKEQHSPSVASSSKVRLGVTIPEKNKKPKTAQVMQEEIRKISSIAHASHISFQSFLKKDETVYVASTMDLVRDCGAIDGTDEHFIATELFLKR; encoded by the exons ATGCCTCCGCTTCGAGAAGCTGGCTCC ccgccgccccgtcACTGGCGCGCCTCCGCGCCGTCGTGCCACCATCCGCCGCGCCCCTCGGATCTACGCATAGCCCCGCAAGTCTCCTTCCATCGCCACTCGCAGCAGCCGCCCAACGTCCCCGTGCTGTCGTCTCCCCATCTGCCGGCACTTCCTCtgttggtcgccgccggcagcCGCACGAAGGAGAGCTCCTGGAAGGGCCTGGCCGCAAGATCCACGGCAGAGAAGCAGTTCTCCCAGCTCAAG GAATTCTTGCTGAGAACTGGACTTGAGTACACACCAAAGCAAGTGAGGAACAAATGGACCAAGTTAAAACGTGAGTACAACACATTCAAGAAGCTCAAGTTGCGCGAGACTGGAGGGGGCTGGGACTTTGAGAAAAACACTATCAAACAAGATAATAAGTGGTGGAAAAAGGCGAAAGTT GACCTCCCTGGTTGTGGCAAGTTCAAGAAGCATGGACTTCGTAATGAAGAAGGCTTGTGCATCTTGTTTGAGGATATCAGTGTTGACGGCACTGACCATTGGAACCCCGCATCTGGTCTACCTCCCCCCTCTAGTTCGGCATTGAAAACCGCCTTGAATGTCGATGAAATCACCGATCTTGATTTGGAGGATGATATCAAAGAGCAACATTCTCCATCAGTAGCTAGTTCATCTAAAGTTAGGCTTGGGGTCACGATTCCGGAGAAGAACAAGAAACCGAAGACTGCACAAGTGATGCAAGAGGAGATTAGAAAGATTAGTTCTATTGCCCACGCTTCACACATATCGTTTCAATCTTTCCTAAAGAAAGATGAGACCGTTTATGTTGCCTCTACCATGGATTTAGTTCGTGATTGTGGCGCAATAGACGGCACTGACGAGCATTTCATTGCTACTGAGCTTTTTCTGAAGAGATAG